A single region of the Vicia villosa cultivar HV-30 ecotype Madison, WI linkage group LG4, Vvil1.0, whole genome shotgun sequence genome encodes:
- the LOC131599019 gene encoding protein GAMETE EXPRESSED 1-like yields MSQMDDHRVWFFLLILLSFSLRCKSWSWFSSSKESHSSENTYENQANFRGSSAEFSVEPFNDPKGVKLVQNAKNKMVGSNACWQNAYKNLFAGCSEILATNDKRSRLAWHLSDCFQRDSGRASFPHCDSKTPIAKCLRNLDDLAHKVYLEFYLETNSICYQLQTHAFKHETERLVTELKSSAQYVEDKLDNIEEKSDYLLQGSKQISESLESVNSHTQLVAQTVKNVEGDIDVVLTHSKSVYEQTTKIAASQLQLKEGQEDMKRNLEDGVALLKESYSYLGKEIEKLRDEAIEIENEVIKVGDAMSSKMNNLQNKAEDIGNMAGISLDKQQLLLDGQSTALKGLNSLNEVQFKALEESRKSLQYFAEYGHRQQEELLKRQEQIQGLHDRLMENSKTILSAQESFEAKQATMFVALDKLFALQNAMLLESRVIKAFFIYFISIFVVFMLTSTKLTYNIRPLLYIELCATLMTEVLLIRLISDDNMEKQTWIINKVRLLFMVAALAQLLYAICTYKDFERMNHQMLLTLVNKINNIQNIEETSSNLDNDDDDINWSQWIDNDLSEDVNDLDDPDFIIPEEVAENSIIISQNTKSYNLRLRNRLH; encoded by the exons ATGTCTCAAATGGATGATCATAGGGTTTGGTTTTTTCTCCTTATTTTGCTTTCTTTCTCATTAAGATGTAAATCATGGAGTTGGTTTTCATCATCTAAAGAAAGTCATTCTAGTGAGAATACCTACGAAAATCAAGCAAATTTTAGAGGTTCGAGTGCCGAATTCTCAGTCGAACCTTTCAATGATCCAAAGGGAGTAAAACTAGTACAGAATGCTAAGAACAAAATGGTTGGATCAAATGCTTGTTGGCAAAACGCTTATAAAAATCTTTTCGCCGGGTGTTCCGAGATTTTGGCTACTAATGACAAAAGATCTAGATTAGCTTGGCATTTAAGTGATTGTTTTCAAAGAGATTCGGGCCGAGCTTCGTTTCCTCATTGCGACTCAAAAACACCGATTGCTAAATGCCTGCGAAACTTAGATGATCTTGCTCATAAGGTTTACCTTGAATTCTACCTCGAAACCAATTCCATTTGTTATCAATTACA GACACATGCATTCAAACATGAAACCGAGAGACTAGTGACTGAATTGAAGAGTTCGGCTCAATATGTCGAGGACAAGTTAGATAACATTGAAGAGAAATCGGATTATCTATTACAAGGCTCAAAACAAATTTCTGAATCTCTTGAATCGGTTAATAGCCACACGCAGCTCGTAGCACAAACTGTCAAGAATGTGGAAGGCGATATTGATGTGGTATTAACACATTCTAAGAGTGTCTATGAGCAAACTACGAAAATTGCAGCATCACAGTTGCAACTAAAAGAAGGGCAAGAGGACATGAAGAGGAATTTAGAGGATGGAGTCGCTTTGCTTAAAGAATCTTATAGCTATTTGGGCAAGGAAATCGAAAAGTTGAGAGATGAAGCCATTGAGATTGAGAATGAGGTGATCAAAGTTGGTGATGCAATGTCATCGAAGATGAACAATTTACAAAACAAAGCCGAAGATATTGGAAACATGGCCGGGATCTCTTTAGATAAACAACAACTTCTTTTAGACGGACAATCCACCGCACTCAAGGGTCTAAATTCATTGAATGAAGTTCAATTCAAAGCACTAGAAGAAAGCCG GAAAAGCCTACAATATTTTGCAGAATATGGACATAGGCAACAAGAAGAGCTTCTAAAGAGGCAAGAACAAATTCAAGGGCTACATGATAGGTTAATGGAAAATTCGAAAACAATATTGTCTGCTCAG GAATCCTTTGAAGCAAAACAAGCTACTATGTTTGTTGCATTGGATAAACTTTTTGCTCTACAAAATGCCATGTTGCTCGAATCAAGAGTGATTAAAGCTTTCTTCATTTATTTCATATCGATCTTTGTCGTCTTTATGTTGACTAGCACGAAACTGACCTATAATATCAGACCTTTACTTTACATTG AACTTTGTGCTACTCTCATGACTGAAGTGTTACTTATTCGCTTAATAAGCGACGACAACATGGAGAAACAAACATGGATAATCAACAAAGTGAGGTTACTTTTCATGGTAGCGGCTTTGGCTCAACTTTTATACGCAATTTGCACATACAA AGACTTTGAAAGGATGAACCATCAAATGCTACTAACACTAGTTAACAAGATTAACAACATTCAAAATATAGAAGAGACGTCTTCAAACCTCGATAATGATGATGACGATATAAATTGGTCGCAATGGATAGATAACGATTTATCTGAAGATGTCAATGATCTGGATGATCCCGACTTTATAATTCCAGAAGAAGTTGCAGAAAATTCAATCATAATCTCTCAAAATACAAAAAGTTATAATTTGCGCTTGCGCAACCGGTTACATTAA